A genomic region of Thermodesulfobium narugense DSM 14796 contains the following coding sequences:
- a CDS encoding DHH family phosphoesterase — protein sequence MPKSETKMSCDLPRYRWRKPLFENILDKSVYGYVRYILENRQLSESHIERFLSISIDNFDPKFENDRVERAIHIFKNMINADEPIGIFGDYDADGVTSVAILCSFLSYLGKKFIFKLPTRDEGYGIRVEVLEFFKDMGINNIVVLDSGSNSREVWQTARKMGLNLLYLDHHEILCDLEKDLNLINPHLWNGDLLCSAGVIFRFLMLLDIFKNCCEIFPTLLELATIGTVGDSIELLGDSRIIVKLGLNQLKNSTIPGIVNFFNIKMPYISIEDLMFYLVPLINSAGRVGKPDLALSFLLEKNFHKSIEKCNLLESLNQKRKSIQSQFFSICMSILNESLYSPHVHFMRLDNCPKGIIGPLASRLACSYKKPFFLCSGEQLLYGSGRSPGNDIDLIELYNQIKSEYPAINEHFVNFGGHQGAVGFTIKKDAFPEIKKRFERFRIRESIPFLNIDIIFDGFSIDDNFFRALKAMTPFGFGNQKVLVCTKGIAFNNLESSIDYSEVVVFRHYNNIRWIIKNNRQILKDLLNAKFDVVWEAKVKNDGIDFEFLDAKVVFLECC from the coding sequence TTGCCGAAAAGCGAAACGAAAATGTCCTGTGATCTGCCTAGATACAGATGGAGAAAGCCCTTATTTGAAAATATTTTAGACAAAAGTGTTTATGGGTATGTAAGATATATTCTTGAAAACAGACAATTATCAGAAAGCCACATTGAAAGATTTTTAAGTATTTCTATTGACAATTTTGATCCCAAGTTTGAAAACGATCGCGTAGAGAGGGCCATACACATTTTTAAAAATATGATCAATGCTGACGAACCTATTGGTATCTTTGGGGATTATGATGCTGATGGGGTGACTTCTGTAGCAATCCTTTGTAGTTTTCTATCTTATCTGGGGAAAAAGTTTATATTTAAACTTCCGACAAGAGATGAGGGCTATGGTATTAGGGTAGAAGTTTTAGAATTTTTTAAAGATATGGGCATAAATAATATCGTTGTTTTAGATTCAGGCTCAAATTCAAGAGAAGTATGGCAGACTGCAAGAAAAATGGGCCTTAACTTGCTTTATCTGGATCACCATGAGATTCTTTGCGATCTAGAAAAGGACCTAAACCTTATAAACCCTCATTTGTGGAATGGAGATCTACTTTGCAGTGCGGGTGTGATATTCAGGTTTCTGATGCTATTAGATATCTTCAAGAACTGTTGTGAAATATTTCCTACCTTGTTAGAGTTGGCTACTATTGGAACAGTTGGAGATTCTATAGAACTACTTGGAGACAGCAGAATTATTGTAAAATTAGGCTTAAATCAATTAAAAAACAGCACAATTCCAGGAATAGTAAATTTTTTTAATATCAAAATGCCTTATATTTCCATTGAGGATCTAATGTTTTATCTGGTCCCCCTGATAAATTCTGCTGGAAGAGTTGGGAAACCTGATCTGGCTTTGAGTTTCTTGCTTGAAAAAAATTTTCACAAATCAATTGAAAAATGTAATCTTTTAGAATCTTTAAATCAAAAGAGAAAATCTATTCAGAGTCAGTTTTTCTCTATCTGCATGAGTATTTTGAATGAAAGCTTATACTCTCCACATGTGCACTTTATGAGATTGGACAACTGTCCTAAGGGGATAATCGGTCCTCTTGCATCTAGACTTGCGTGTTCTTATAAAAAGCCATTTTTTCTTTGTTCTGGAGAACAATTGTTATACGGATCAGGGAGAAGTCCTGGAAATGATATAGATTTGATAGAATTATACAATCAAATAAAGTCAGAATATCCAGCTATAAACGAACACTTTGTAAATTTTGGCGGTCATCAAGGTGCTGTTGGTTTCACAATAAAAAAAGATGCCTTTCCTGAGATAAAAAAAAGATTTGAAAGGTTTAGAATAAGAGAAAGCATACCATTTTTAAATATTGATATAATTTTTGATGGTTTCTCAATTGACGATAACTTTTTTAGAGCCTTAAAGGCTATGACCCCTTTTGGATTTGGTAACCAGAAGGTTTTAGTATGTACTAAAGGGATTGCATTTAACAATCTCGAAAGTAGCATAGATTATTCAGAAGTTGTAGTTTTTAGACACTATAATAATATAAGGTGGATAATAAAAAATAATAGACAGATTTTAAAGGATTTGCTTAACGCAAAATTTGACGTTGTTTGGGAAGCAAAAGTTAAGAACGATGGAATTGACTTTGAATTTTTGGACGCAAAAGTAGTTTTTTTGGAATGTTGTTAG
- a CDS encoding RelA/SpoT family protein: MSINQEKKLDTLKNPSDEKESLNNLSGDLAVGNCGSDTEILSENGLSLEGLFSNFPALKGLLDGFDESEREFLLRCFTFACARHGDQRRLSGEPYIYHPLSVALILKDVGMDYRCLGAALLHDVLEDTQTTPEEIKTNFGEDILILVDGVTKLGKLRFKSPRERQAESFRKMFVAMAKDIRVVVIKLADRLHNMRTLEILASEKKEHIANETLKIFAPLAHRLGMWAIKSELEDLALYYLDRDMFNHILMYMEANINNHVNFLSKIEGILQESFQKELNCNFKIKRRKKHIYSVYQKLKRTNKNIDDIYDIFGLRIIIGEDVEGEDPYISSCYHVLGIIHSLFPPIPGRFKDFIAAPKPNNYQSLHTTVLGPGGVRVEIQIRTARMDRIAEVGVAAHWLYKERKTSSIRDINELKLIWLRQLLEWQSDIKGAEFMDMVESSFNEEEIFVFTPQGDILDLEADSTPIDFAYRIHTEVGNKCIGAKVNSKMVALNTPLQTGDVVEIVTSKNAKPHLSWLNFVKTSLARQRIKSYFKKEHKNEAVLEGRQKILKELSRLNIVIEENQRQNLILEVAKKFNFTSTDDLLAAVGFEDISAHSVVNKIKDMIVKPEETLPAFKAKEVTKKKDDVIKIGDIGGLEVTFAKCCGPVPGDKIKGYVSRGRGLIVHRENCPNLLKQIAREGNDRIVDLNWNNQLKAESYESYMIVEGTDRVGFMKDVLIRVASLNVNVVKASVNTNKAKKKVYMILEVQLKDNLERDRLIKELREVPDVIDVRQRGEIS, from the coding sequence ATGTCAATAAATCAAGAAAAGAAATTAGATACTTTAAAAAATCCCTCAGATGAAAAGGAATCTCTTAATAATCTGAGTGGTGACTTAGCTGTTGGTAACTGTGGTTCAGATACTGAAATTTTATCAGAGAACGGACTCAGTTTAGAAGGTCTGTTTTCTAATTTTCCTGCTCTAAAAGGTCTGTTAGACGGTTTTGATGAATCTGAGAGAGAATTTTTATTAAGGTGTTTTACTTTTGCTTGTGCCAGACACGGCGACCAAAGGAGATTATCAGGCGAGCCTTACATATATCACCCTCTTAGCGTTGCGTTGATACTTAAAGACGTTGGGATGGACTATAGATGTTTGGGTGCTGCGCTTTTACATGACGTCCTTGAGGATACACAGACAACACCTGAAGAAATAAAAACAAATTTTGGTGAGGATATCTTAATTCTTGTAGATGGGGTAACAAAACTTGGAAAACTAAGGTTTAAATCTCCGAGAGAGAGACAAGCTGAGTCTTTTAGGAAGATGTTTGTGGCTATGGCAAAGGATATTAGGGTTGTTGTAATAAAGTTAGCCGACAGACTCCACAACATGAGAACCCTTGAAATTCTTGCCAGCGAGAAAAAAGAACATATAGCAAATGAGACTCTTAAGATATTCGCACCCTTAGCTCACAGGCTGGGGATGTGGGCTATCAAAAGCGAATTAGAAGACCTTGCCTTATATTATCTTGATAGGGATATGTTTAACCATATTTTGATGTATATGGAAGCAAACATTAACAATCACGTTAATTTTTTGTCGAAAATAGAAGGCATATTACAGGAGAGCTTTCAAAAGGAATTAAACTGTAATTTTAAAATAAAAAGAAGAAAAAAGCACATTTATAGCGTTTATCAGAAACTTAAGAGAACTAATAAAAATATTGATGATATTTATGACATATTTGGTTTAAGGATAATAATAGGAGAAGATGTAGAGGGAGAAGATCCATATATCAGCAGTTGTTATCACGTTCTTGGGATTATTCACTCTTTGTTTCCTCCTATTCCGGGTAGATTTAAAGACTTTATTGCAGCACCTAAACCCAATAATTATCAATCGCTTCATACTACTGTATTGGGTCCTGGAGGAGTTAGGGTTGAGATCCAGATTCGAACAGCCAGAATGGATAGGATTGCAGAAGTTGGTGTGGCAGCACACTGGCTTTATAAGGAAAGGAAAACTAGTTCAATTAGAGATATAAACGAGCTAAAACTTATATGGCTCAGACAACTTCTTGAGTGGCAAAGTGACATAAAGGGCGCAGAATTTATGGATATGGTTGAATCGAGCTTCAACGAAGAAGAGATCTTTGTTTTTACGCCGCAAGGAGACATATTGGATCTTGAAGCTGATTCAACTCCAATAGATTTTGCCTATAGAATTCATACAGAAGTTGGTAATAAGTGTATTGGTGCAAAGGTCAACTCTAAAATGGTGGCACTAAATACCCCCCTTCAAACAGGAGATGTTGTAGAGATTGTAACTTCAAAGAATGCAAAGCCACACCTTTCGTGGTTAAACTTTGTAAAAACGAGTTTGGCAAGGCAAAGGATCAAAAGTTATTTTAAAAAGGAACACAAGAACGAAGCAGTTTTAGAGGGCAGACAAAAAATATTAAAGGAATTGTCCAGGCTAAATATAGTCATAGAGGAAAATCAAAGACAGAATCTAATTCTTGAGGTTGCAAAAAAGTTTAACTTTACTTCTACTGATGATCTTTTGGCAGCAGTTGGGTTTGAAGACATATCCGCGCACAGCGTTGTAAACAAGATTAAAGATATGATTGTGAAACCTGAGGAGACCCTGCCTGCTTTTAAAGCGAAAGAAGTAACAAAGAAAAAGGATGATGTGATAAAAATAGGAGATATTGGCGGGCTGGAAGTTACTTTTGCTAAGTGTTGTGGCCCTGTTCCGGGTGATAAAATAAAGGGCTATGTAAGTCGTGGAAGAGGTTTAATAGTTCATAGAGAAAACTGTCCAAACCTTTTGAAGCAGATTGCCAGAGAAGGTAATGATAGAATAGTAGACTTAAATTGGAACAACCAACTAAAAGCAGAATCTTACGAAAGTTATATGATAGTTGAAGGCACAGACAGAGTGGGATTTATGAAAGACGTTCTTATCAGAGTTGCCAGCCTAAATGTAAATGTGGTGAAGGCTTCTGTAAATACTAATAAGGCAAAGAAAAAGGTTTACATGATCTTGGAAGTTCAATTAAAGGATAACCTTGAGAGAGACAGATTGATAAAGGAGCTTAGAGAAGTTCCGGATGTAATAGATGTAAGGCAAAGGGGAGAAATTAGTTAG
- the uvrC gene encoding excinuclease ABC subunit UvrC: MFLIKELNLEDIPELPGVYMFFSKEKKPLYVGKAINLLNRLRNYLKSKSHDQKTALMLSEASYLDFIIVRNEYEALILEMTLIKEKVPKYNVQLRDNKSYPYIKIDFNEDFPALELFRGKPRGEKNVLYIGPYPDGSNLRSLLRYINNVLPLRKCSKSTFKNAKSFCIRYQMKQCLAPCVGLANKEEYKKMLMIAKDWLSGDLERVKKDLVREIERFSSEENFEQAARLRDSLSYIESFSDIKIIDPQGKLNADAVYINKLGDISLVQVRHGLVSANIIKRMVNVEPANIHDAMLFFLYDFYSNIEPGKIVFINVFLDEIDLIERFLEERWGKKRKIKVIDEEFLQGTDLSEKGKSKASAKYIEILKIAKENLFAKDKINVFRAGFERLSEIFERKISLAYALDIAHFQGEATVAGLSAADERGLRKRYYRRVRLTDNSMDDYASIIQALKILFKSKIESDLLLIDGGIGQLDAALKSLKDSSSIVISLAKEEEIIYLPDKRILRLPKNDYALRALMYLRDEAHRFANEYRKHVFSKARKPLNNFKT, translated from the coding sequence GTGTTTTTAATTAAAGAACTAAACCTGGAAGATATTCCTGAACTTCCTGGAGTGTATATGTTTTTTTCAAAGGAAAAAAAACCTTTGTATGTAGGCAAGGCGATAAATCTGTTGAACAGATTAAGAAATTATTTAAAGAGCAAATCACATGATCAAAAAACTGCCTTAATGTTAAGCGAAGCAAGCTATTTGGATTTTATAATTGTAAGGAATGAGTATGAAGCCCTTATTCTTGAAATGACCCTTATAAAAGAAAAAGTTCCAAAGTATAACGTTCAATTAAGAGACAACAAATCATATCCCTATATAAAAATAGATTTTAACGAAGATTTTCCAGCTTTAGAACTGTTTAGGGGAAAACCAAGGGGAGAAAAGAACGTCTTATATATAGGCCCATATCCTGATGGTTCAAATTTGAGAAGTCTTTTAAGATACATTAATAACGTTCTTCCCTTGAGAAAATGCTCAAAAAGTACCTTTAAGAATGCAAAATCTTTTTGTATAAGATACCAGATGAAGCAATGTTTGGCTCCTTGTGTTGGATTAGCCAATAAAGAAGAATATAAAAAGATGCTTATGATAGCAAAGGATTGGCTTTCAGGAGATCTAGAGAGAGTTAAAAAAGATCTTGTAAGGGAGATAGAAAGATTTTCTAGTGAAGAAAATTTTGAACAGGCGGCACGGCTTAGAGATAGCCTTTCTTATATAGAGTCATTCTCAGATATAAAAATTATAGACCCTCAAGGGAAGCTGAATGCTGATGCAGTTTATATCAATAAATTGGGAGATATATCCCTTGTTCAAGTAAGACACGGCCTTGTTTCAGCTAATATAATAAAAAGAATGGTTAACGTTGAGCCAGCAAATATACATGATGCAATGTTATTTTTTCTTTACGACTTTTATTCTAATATAGAGCCAGGGAAAATTGTCTTTATAAACGTCTTTCTTGATGAAATTGATCTGATTGAAAGATTTTTGGAAGAAAGGTGGGGAAAAAAACGAAAAATAAAAGTTATAGATGAAGAATTTCTTCAGGGCACAGATCTTTCTGAAAAAGGTAAATCTAAGGCGAGCGCTAAGTATATAGAGATCTTGAAAATTGCAAAGGAGAATTTATTTGCAAAAGATAAGATAAACGTTTTTAGGGCAGGTTTCGAGAGGCTTTCAGAGATATTCGAAAGAAAAATTTCATTAGCTTATGCTTTGGATATTGCACATTTTCAAGGAGAAGCTACTGTGGCGGGTTTATCTGCTGCTGATGAAAGAGGATTGAGGAAAAGATATTATAGACGAGTGAGACTCACAGACAACAGCATGGATGATTATGCCTCTATAATACAAGCCTTAAAAATCTTGTTTAAAAGCAAGATAGAATCAGATTTGTTATTGATTGATGGTGGAATAGGCCAATTAGATGCGGCGCTTAAAAGCTTGAAAGATTCTTCTTCTATTGTAATATCATTGGCAAAGGAGGAAGAGATAATTTATTTGCCGGATAAAAGAATTCTAAGACTTCCAAAGAATGACTATGCCTTAAGGGCCTTGATGTATCTAAGAGATGAAGCTCACAGATTTGCCAACGAATATAGAAAGCATGTCTTTTCTAAAGCTAGGAAACCACTAAATAATTTTAAGACTTAA
- a CDS encoding murein hydrolase activator EnvC family protein gives MKRYIVFSFFFSIFLLTFILPYALGQSNSVVEQKRSELENIRSQIEEKRAILNQLKQQENSIIGQIDLIDANLDLKETELKDVNYRLNLLQQKIQDTNFQINYQRKVTQEKETQVANRLRSIYMMQELPFFDIILSMNNNVNDWFETFFIFERIASQDKEVLNQYNIAMENLNRLLKTQEEEKSKALELKNDLEQKKQEIVAQRNERQAILRNIMSNRASYEAAEAELQAKSQEIEAFLRSLSSSPRVGSGKFIWPASGPITSPFGPRFDPYLHVQSFHTGIDIGAEYGSPIVAADGGRVVYSGWYDGYGKAIIIDHGGGVSTLYAHASRLVAYVGENVRQGQVIGYVGDTGYATGPHLHFEIRINGKPVNPLLYLP, from the coding sequence ATGAAGCGCTATATTGTTTTCTCTTTTTTCTTTTCTATTTTTCTTTTGACATTTATTTTGCCCTATGCACTCGGACAATCTAATAGTGTTGTTGAACAAAAGAGGAGTGAATTAGAAAACATAAGGTCTCAAATTGAAGAAAAAAGAGCAATCTTAAATCAACTAAAACAACAAGAAAACTCAATTATAGGTCAAATAGATCTAATTGATGCGAATTTAGATCTTAAAGAAACTGAGTTAAAGGATGTAAATTATAGGTTGAATCTTTTACAACAAAAGATTCAAGATACTAACTTTCAAATTAACTATCAAAGAAAAGTTACTCAAGAAAAAGAAACTCAAGTTGCAAACAGATTGAGATCAATTTATATGATGCAAGAGCTCCCCTTTTTTGACATTATTCTTTCAATGAACAATAACGTTAATGATTGGTTTGAAACTTTTTTCATTTTTGAGAGGATTGCGTCTCAAGATAAGGAAGTCCTTAATCAGTATAATATTGCAATGGAAAACCTAAATAGACTTTTGAAGACTCAAGAAGAAGAGAAGTCAAAAGCTCTAGAACTCAAAAACGATCTCGAACAAAAGAAACAAGAAATTGTTGCCCAAAGAAATGAGAGACAAGCCATACTAAGGAATATAATGAGTAATAGAGCTTCTTATGAAGCAGCTGAGGCTGAATTGCAGGCAAAATCTCAGGAGATAGAAGCTTTTTTGAGAAGTTTGAGTTCAAGTCCACGCGTAGGAAGCGGTAAATTTATATGGCCAGCATCAGGTCCTATTACCTCCCCTTTTGGTCCAAGATTTGATCCATATCTACATGTTCAGAGTTTTCACACAGGAATTGATATCGGGGCAGAATATGGTTCTCCCATAGTAGCTGCAGATGGTGGGCGCGTTGTTTACTCTGGGTGGTATGACGGTTATGGCAAGGCTATTATTATAGATCATGGAGGAGGAGTGTCTACGCTTTATGCTCACGCAAGCAGATTAGTTGCGTATGTTGGTGAAAACGTTAGACAAGGGCAGGTTATTGGATATGTTGGGGATACTGGCTATGCAACTGGTCCTCACCTTCATTTTGAGATAAGAATTAATGGGAAACCTGTTAACCCACTGTTATACCTGCCATAA
- a CDS encoding M16 family metallopeptidase — translation MQEFYFPKFKVIELKNFLKIVLIPVFESNSIVTSLYLKVGSALEDNDTNGLSHFLEHLLFKGTKKRSAYEIFCDIESVGGEINAATSSEYTVFYTYLPYDSLELSLDMISDIVFHPVFPVEEVNKERLVVLEEMKRSYDRIPSWNFNNFLKKSFPDSTLGFPIIGREEIISNIEYERIIEFYKKFYVPSNSILVVSGRFDEKEVLELSEKYFGDLPDKEKIVFDYSVDAFPDKVFFVEKRRDIKQASLIYGFRTNGYKEKERIIFDIVDAYLGSGGSSVLFQEIREKRGLAYDISTFNYVFKKASVFGVISGLNQKYLDEAIEVIRREIEKLKIDGIDEKELSRLKRLLRGRYLLDFETNFKISSLIGKHILFDEIDYLMSYLEKLDKISPKEILEVINESFDFNREIICLIKKE, via the coding sequence TTGCAGGAGTTTTATTTTCCTAAATTTAAGGTTATTGAATTAAAGAACTTTCTTAAAATTGTTTTAATTCCAGTTTTTGAGTCTAACAGTATAGTTACTTCTTTGTATCTAAAGGTTGGAAGTGCACTAGAAGATAACGACACTAATGGATTGTCACATTTTCTTGAACACTTATTATTTAAAGGAACAAAAAAGAGAAGCGCATATGAAATATTTTGTGATATTGAAAGCGTCGGCGGCGAGATAAATGCTGCTACTTCCAGTGAATATACAGTTTTTTATACTTATCTTCCATATGATTCTTTAGAGTTGTCTCTCGATATGATCTCAGATATTGTTTTTCATCCTGTTTTTCCTGTAGAAGAAGTAAACAAGGAGCGTCTTGTAGTATTAGAAGAGATGAAAAGATCCTACGATAGGATACCAAGCTGGAATTTTAATAACTTTTTGAAAAAATCATTTCCTGATAGCACTTTGGGTTTTCCAATAATTGGTAGAGAAGAGATAATTTCTAATATTGAATACGAAAGGATTATAGAGTTTTATAAAAAATTTTATGTGCCTAGCAATTCAATTTTAGTAGTCTCTGGAAGATTTGATGAGAAAGAGGTTCTTGAGTTATCAGAGAAATACTTTGGAGACCTGCCTGATAAAGAAAAAATTGTTTTTGATTATTCTGTAGATGCATTTCCCGATAAGGTCTTTTTTGTGGAAAAAAGAAGGGATATAAAACAGGCTAGTTTGATTTATGGTTTCAGAACAAATGGTTACAAGGAAAAAGAAAGAATTATTTTTGATATAGTTGATGCATATTTGGGTTCTGGAGGAAGCTCTGTGTTATTTCAGGAAATAAGAGAAAAAAGAGGTCTTGCTTATGATATTTCTACTTTTAATTATGTATTTAAAAAGGCATCTGTGTTTGGTGTAATTTCAGGACTTAATCAAAAATATCTGGATGAAGCTATTGAAGTTATTAGAAGAGAAATCGAAAAGTTAAAGATAGATGGAATAGATGAAAAGGAGCTTTCAAGGTTAAAGAGACTTTTGAGAGGGCGCTATTTGTTGGATTTTGAAACGAATTTCAAGATTTCCAGTTTGATAGGAAAACATATATTGTTTGACGAAATAGACTATCTTATGTCTTACCTTGAGAAACTGGATAAAATTTCTCCTAAAGAAATTTTAGAAGTTATTAACGAGTCTTTTGATTTCAATAGAGAAATTATATGTCTAATAAAAAAAGAATAA
- a CDS encoding MiaB/RimO family radical SAM methylthiotransferase, translating to MNHEDPNLKVNELPKTFFVEVLGCQMNKYEGEVFTSLFLKHGLLPSNPEDAEVIVLLSCAVRENAENKALARIGKYLKYKKERKLKCFALGGCQAKIWGEKILERFPKIDVLFSPASLEDVETIVKHIIERSNYINLKESITNPDCIPVPENQYDFPSAYLPISCGCNQFCTYCAVPYGRGREKSRSLESILNEVSQRSKQGFKEIIYLGQNCDSYGKDIGSSLKELLELSAKKFPNLWFKCITSYPSMITKELLETIASYDNLCNYFSIPMQSGSDRILKLMNRKYSVEQYRNSINMIREIIPDAVITSDFIVGFPGETEKDFQDTINAIEEFKYDTVNIAIYSKRPFTPASKFEDNISYQEKAQRANILIKKAEEISLNFRKQYLNEVLDVLIRGEDKKKKGFISSRTKGHQIVIFKKRNKLDQGLKTKVYITSVLSHYMMGEEV from the coding sequence TTGAACCACGAAGACCCCAATCTTAAGGTAAACGAATTGCCCAAAACCTTTTTTGTTGAGGTTTTGGGTTGTCAGATGAACAAATATGAGGGAGAGGTCTTTACCTCTCTCTTTTTAAAGCATGGTTTATTACCATCAAATCCAGAGGATGCTGAAGTAATAGTCTTATTGTCGTGCGCAGTAAGAGAAAATGCTGAAAACAAAGCTCTAGCAAGAATAGGAAAGTATTTGAAGTACAAAAAAGAAAGAAAATTAAAGTGCTTTGCACTTGGGGGTTGTCAGGCAAAAATATGGGGAGAAAAGATATTAGAAAGATTTCCAAAGATTGATGTTCTCTTTAGCCCTGCATCTCTTGAAGATGTTGAAACAATTGTAAAACATATAATAGAGAGATCGAATTACATCAACCTAAAAGAGTCTATAACAAATCCAGATTGCATTCCCGTTCCTGAGAACCAATACGATTTCCCCAGTGCATATCTTCCAATTTCATGCGGGTGCAATCAATTTTGTACTTATTGCGCTGTTCCATACGGAAGAGGTAGAGAAAAAAGTAGATCGCTTGAAAGCATATTAAACGAAGTTTCCCAAAGAAGTAAGCAAGGCTTTAAAGAAATAATATATCTTGGCCAGAACTGTGATTCTTATGGGAAGGATATTGGTTCCTCTCTCAAAGAACTCTTAGAACTCAGCGCAAAAAAATTTCCAAATTTATGGTTCAAATGCATAACAAGCTATCCTTCCATGATCACAAAAGAACTATTAGAAACTATAGCGTCATATGACAATTTATGTAATTATTTTAGCATTCCTATGCAATCAGGCTCTGATAGAATTTTAAAGCTGATGAACAGGAAATATAGTGTCGAACAATATAGAAATTCTATAAATATGATAAGAGAAATAATACCCGATGCAGTTATAACATCAGATTTTATTGTGGGATTTCCAGGAGAAACAGAAAAAGACTTCCAAGACACTATAAATGCAATAGAAGAATTTAAATACGATACCGTAAACATAGCAATATATTCAAAAAGACCCTTTACTCCCGCATCAAAATTTGAAGATAATATTTCATATCAGGAAAAGGCCCAGAGGGCAAATATCCTAATAAAAAAGGCTGAGGAAATCTCACTTAATTTTAGAAAACAGTATTTAAATGAAGTGTTAGACGTTCTCATAAGAGGAGAAGACAAGAAAAAGAAAGGCTTTATATCATCAAGAACAAAGGGACATCAAATAGTTATTTTTAAAAAAAGAAACAAACTCGATCAAGGATTAAAAACAAAAGTTTACATCACAAGCGTTCTCTCTCATTATATGATGGGAGAAGAAGTGTAG
- a CDS encoding stage V sporulation protein S translates to MSELKVSAKSNPNAVAGALANTIREKGRAELQAIGAGAVNQAIKAIAIARGYVAPSAIDLICVPAFADVEIQGEAKTAVKLIVEPRRPQS, encoded by the coding sequence ATGTCAGAACTAAAGGTCAGTGCTAAATCAAATCCAAATGCTGTAGCAGGTGCCCTTGCAAACACAATAAGAGAAAAAGGGCGAGCAGAACTACAAGCTATAGGTGCTGGAGCTGTGAACCAAGCAATAAAAGCAATAGCTATAGCTAGAGGTTACGTTGCACCCAGCGCAATAGATCTCATCTGCGTACCTGCTTTTGCTGATGTAGAAATTCAAGGTGAAGCCAAAACAGCTGTAAAACTAATTGTTGAACCACGAAGACCCCAATCTTAA